The genomic region TCTGGCGATCGACGCGCATCATACGGTGGAAGATGTCGGGCTGGTTTTGGGCGGCGCTTTTAAGGACGCTCTGGGCGACAAGGCCGGCATTAACCGCTACGGCTTTTTTGTTTTGCCGATGGACGAGGCGCTGGCGGAATGCGCGCTGGATATTTCCGGCCGGCCTTTTTTGCGGTTTTCCGCCGAGTTTGCCAAAGCCAAAGTCGGCGAATTTGACGCCGAGCTGATCGAGGAATTTTGGCGGGCTTTTGCGGCGCAGGCTGGACTCACGGCGCATATTCGTTTGCTGTCTGGCTCCAATCTGCATCACACGGCCGAAGCGATTTTCAAAGGCATGGCGCGAGCTTTGCGCGCGGCGGTGAGCCTTGATCCGCGCACACAGGGTGTGCCGTCCACCAAAGGAATCTTATAAAAAATGGCAGAAGAAGAAAAAAAACCAGAGCAAAAAGCGGACAAGCCGCTCAAACCAAAACAGCGTAAAAATCCTGCTCCCGAAGACAATCCGGTCTGGCGGCAGCTGATCCTGCTGATCCTGGTCGGGCTGCTCATCATCTCTTTTGTGAAGCCGCTGGTGGAGAAACAATCCGCCTCGGCTGCGGCCAGGCCGCGCGCGGTGACTTTTTCGGAATTAAATACCCTGATCGAGAGCGGGCAGATCGGCAAGCTGACGATCAATCCGGTGGATTATTCCGTCGAAGCGGAATTAAAAGCCGATAAGCAAAAAGTCCAGACCTATATCGTAATGCATCCGGGCTTCATTCCGCTGCTGGAGAGCCAGAGCATCGACGTCAAAGTTACTTCGCCCAATCAAAATTGGCTGGCTTCTTTTATCGGCACGTTCGTTTTGCCGCTGGCGCTTTTTGCGGGCTTGTGGTTTTTTATTTTCCGGCAGGCGCAGGGTGTCAATAATCAGGCGATCTCTTTCGGCAAATCCAAAGCCAAAAGCTGGATCAAAGACGGCAAGACCACGACGACTTTTAAAAATATCGCCGGCGCGGACGAAGCGGTCGAGGAATTGCAGGAGATCGTCGATTTTTTGAAAAACCCCCAAAAATACCAGGAGCTGGGCGCCAAAATCCCGCACGGCGTCCTGCTGATGGGGCCGCCCGGCTGCGGCAAAACTCTGCTGGCTAGAGCGGTAGCCGGCGAGGCCGGCGTGGCTTTTATGCATATCAGCGGCTCGGATTTTGTGGAAATGTTTGTCGGCGTGGGCGCGTCGCGCGTGCGCGATCTTTTCAGCCAGGCCAAACGCGCGCAGCCTTCTATTATATTTGTCGATGAGATCGACGCGGTCGGCCGGCACCGCGGCGCGGGACTGGGCGGCGGGCATGATGAGCGCGAGCAGACGCTCAATCAGATCTTGGTGGAAATGGACGGCTTTGACGACAAAGCTTCGGTCATCGTCATTGCCGCGACCAATCGCCCTGATGTGCTCGATCCCGCGCTGTTGCGTCCGGGGCGTTTTGACCGGCAGGTGGTTTTAGACCGGCCGGATGTCAAAGGCCGCGAAGCCATACTCAAGATCCATGTGGAAAAAGTCAAGCTGGAAAAAGATGTGGATTTGAGCATTCTGGCCAAGCGCACGCCCGGTTTTACCGGCGCGGATCTGGCCAATCTGGTCAATGAGTCCGCGCTGCTGGC from Candidatus Margulisiibacteriota bacterium harbors:
- the hisB gene encoding imidazoleglycerol-phosphate dehydratase HisB, which produces MRKAQKNRQTKETQIALELNLDGQGRSEISTGIAFFDHMLTLFAKHGNFDLQIQAQGDLAIDAHHTVEDVGLVLGGAFKDALGDKAGINRYGFFVLPMDEALAECALDISGRPFLRFSAEFAKAKVGEFDAELIEEFWRAFAAQAGLTAHIRLLSGSNLHHTAEAIFKGMARALRAAVSLDPRTQGVPSTKGIL
- the ftsH gene encoding ATP-dependent zinc metalloprotease FtsH, with translation MAEEEKKPEQKADKPLKPKQRKNPAPEDNPVWRQLILLILVGLLIISFVKPLVEKQSASAAARPRAVTFSELNTLIESGQIGKLTINPVDYSVEAELKADKQKVQTYIVMHPGFIPLLESQSIDVKVTSPNQNWLASFIGTFVLPLALFAGLWFFIFRQAQGVNNQAISFGKSKAKSWIKDGKTTTTFKNIAGADEAVEELQEIVDFLKNPQKYQELGAKIPHGVLLMGPPGCGKTLLARAVAGEAGVAFMHISGSDFVEMFVGVGASRVRDLFSQAKRAQPSIIFVDEIDAVGRHRGAGLGGGHDEREQTLNQILVEMDGFDDKASVIVIAATNRPDVLDPALLRPGRFDRQVVLDRPDVKGREAILKIHVEKVKLEKDVDLSILAKRTPGFTGADLANLVNESALLAARRNKKQVGLEDLEAAVDRVVAGPEKKSKVMSREEKEIIAYHEVGHALVAKMTPNADPVHKISILPRGLALGYTLQLPLEDHYLVSRQKMLDEITILLGGRAAEAVKFREITTGAANDLERATKMAHQIVCKYGMSTLGNRTFGRARENIFLGRDFAQHDRDFSEKTADSIDKEMNALLAGAYKRAQDILQKHKAVMEKLAQELMKKEVLEGKEFDAFLQAAA